In Hemibagrus wyckioides isolate EC202008001 linkage group LG16, SWU_Hwy_1.0, whole genome shotgun sequence, the sequence ttaatcacaaacatcaccatttttacatttgttttttttgtttttttttacatattttgtaAACAAAACTTCATCATAAATCATATCTCATTTGCAAATACATCTGTTGTTATATGTGTGgaaattttatattcatattacaataaaaaaaaaaaaaatgaactagCCTAAATTAAAATGGCGTAATTAATgaagtgctttatttttttttcatttattaaatttattaaacaaaagaaaaaaatgaattaaaaaaccttattttatttagtattgtttatttcattttgttaacCATACTGTCTTatcataatttaataatttatctaataatgattcatttctgaaattatttaaataatttatttaatattatttatacatatatacagtctCTGTTGTCATATGCTCCAAAGTTAATCGTGATGATGTCTGTAGTAATGGTCTGAAGgaacaataaagaaatataatcacaagcaaaaaaaaagtataaaataaataaataaaaatcataatatAGTTACTAGACTCCATGTTTAGTtactacaaaacaaaaaaaaaacaaacaaacaaaatagtccatttaaagaaaaaaacaaacaaaacattgctCAGCCTTgctcagatttttatttagttttggaGCACAaggtttattaattaattaaactatttatttatttatttttagatatttacaAGACACAAGTCACTTTTTATAAGATACTTATATCGTGGTGATGAACAACCTCACGTCATCCAGCTAATTAGCTGCTAACAAACCGCTGTGTTTATCGACTATGAAGTCATTATTCTGTCATAAAAATCTGGAAACATCCCACAAAATCTATTAGAAGCATCTTACTCACCAGCTCCTCATCTTTAATGGAGGCTCGGGAAGCCATGGCAGAAGCGATGCCTGCTTTTCTGGCCTGGACCAGTGCCTGTGTTTCATGAAGAACATAAATTGCATTCCAACGTATTCAGATCATTCTTCAGGTCAAGAAAAGGTAGCTGAATAATAACTaactagaataaaaataagagagagggaggaaaccCAAAGCAGAAGCAAGAGATTCCAAATGCATTGGGGTTTGATGGAACCGAAAGATTCACAGATAGACAGGAAAAATAAAGCTACGTCAAGATATGGGAAATAATGAAACTAACAAGGTTCTTAAGAACAAAAAGGTGGAGGGTTGAGAAAGGCACCTGACCATCACTGATGGTAAACGCCGAAAATGAGAACTCCACAATTCAACAGGAAGTGGAATGATGGTCGAGGTGTCTAAAAATGCCTATGCATGTAAAGCAATGGAGGAACAATGACTCTTTGGTTTTACTGTGCAAATACAtgaaaacaaacatcacatggacAGCTTTCCATGGACAAACAGGTATACCTCATTTGCATGGCAGATATCTCATCATGCCTGAATATGAGGAAGCAAACGGGAGTGAAGGTACGCTAGAGGAGGGAACCTTAAATAATCGTATTTGCACGTTACCAGAATGGAGAAATACTGATTCAGTACCATCCATTCCTACTGAGAATAAACAACAGCTAGAGTGGTTTtatctgggggaaaaaagtgggGGCGTCGCTCTTTAAACTTACCATAGCCTGGTATGGGTGAATGCATTCAAAAGAGGTAGAGGTTtatttcaaagaaaataaaactgattttaCATCAACACCACTGGCTGGAAAtcgttaaacaaaaaaaatcccaagaAACTGTTTCTTGCAAAACATCTTGAAAACAGAATCTCTAAATCCAAAACAAGAACTAATTCAAAtgtaatcaaataaaatcaaatgtaataaaatgtgagCATAAAATCATTACTTTTAATGATTAGCTCGTGAAATTTTAATAAGATTTCACAAACTACATTACAGGGTTTTTTTCTCAAGAAAATACGaaggaatatttttttcctcaagaaATACGAAGCAATCAAATTAGGCAGTTAGGTTAATTAAGGTTGAGCAAACAGACACTAACGATGTCTAGAACAAATACAATAACTAACACCAGGCTTTCATTTCATGGAGTTCAGTAGATGAGCACCTACCACATCGCTAACAAGAGGGATTGGTTTCCTCTTCCGCAAGTCTGGCATGCTGTCGATCCCGAACAGGCCACTCCCACTTCTGTGGACAAGATGTCTTTAAATTGCTCGACTTAATACAGAATGTAACTATCTAAACTAAATTAAAGCATTGCAACTCTGGAGAAGaaagaaattataaaaaaataactcaCCCTGCTTTGACCCAGTCATGTCTGGAATTGTCTCCATTCTCCCGGCCCTATTTTATTTAGAGAAACAATTCTGATTGGTATTTCAGTCTTGTGAAAGGAGACTTTctgaagaaaagcaaaaaagctACATGATAAAAAGCAAGATAAATGATGATTGGTTGAGTTTCACCACTTTCATGAATTAACCACAAAGACAATGGTGCTTCATCTTTGTGTTTCCTCCAAGGATGTGCGATGCCAAAGCTCttagatttattaaaataacacatggtacttttaaaaaaatagcatGGTGATAAAAACAGACACAAGTCACTGAGACTGAGGACAATATTCTGTATTGGTCACATGCAATGATAAACTCAGCATGCTTTAAGTTATGAATAAGACACGATGGAAATACATGAGTGCAATTTCAGTTGTAAAGTGACCTGAGAAACCTCACTGCTTTCGTCTGCAAGACAGATCAAGACAAAACAGCTATGGTAAGTTTACTGCAAAaagattaaaacatttttaaagacacagacacacgtgGAAATTGTACCTGGAGTGAATTCTTGCTCTGAAAAAATATGCTTTGACTCTCTAGAAATCTGGGACAATCTATGTCTTTGTCTCTGCTCCTTGAGAACACGCTGGATATTGGCAAGGCACTTCTGGTGGTGAGAGTCTACCTGGTCAGGGTCGTCATTGCCCGAGTTTACCTGAGCCTCTACTTGATCAAACTCAGCCTCTGCTTCAAGCACTGTCCCAAGAGATCCTGGCTCAGTGCCTTGACAGACAAATTGGGTCACTTCCTTATGACCCAACTCCCAGTGACTGCTCTCTACTGTCGCCGAGATAAATTCAAGAGAACCGGCTTCATGCAAAAGCTCTTGATCTGTTAGAGGTTCATCTTCAATGGATGAATGGTCCATTGAGTAGAATTCAGTTTGAATACAAGATGGAGACACTGTACCAGAAGTTGATTCCTGAGGATCAAAGATCTCCGAGTTGTTCGTTTGGTCCATTTGTAGTTCACTTAGGTCAAATTCTTCTTGAAATCTTCTCTTGACAGGTGACAAGCTTTGATCTAAGGTCTCAGTGCTGGTTATAACCTGATCTAAATCAGATCCCGCTACAGTTGAGTCATCCTCCACAAGTTCATCGGAATGGTGTTCAAGAATGTCAGAACTATTCTCATCGGATGCGTCAAGCCTCTTCATAGCTCCGTGAAGAGCAGACTGAAAGGTCAGCATGGCTTTGTTTATCTTTACTACATCGATCCCAGCATTATGCTGTGGGAAGTTATCCATATTCTCAGAGTCATCTCGAGCAAGCTGTTCTGCAGACATGCTTGGGTAAACCTTCTTGTGCaagtctctctctgtgctgtctccagaatacacaccaacattcaggcAATTTTCACAAGAAGAGTTCAAATCATGGCAGACGTCATCATAATCTGTCAACACCAATGTGGAACAGCTAACGCTTGTGGATGGGCCACTGCACAAGTCATCTACATATGCATCCAGGGTGTGGTAACCTGAACTACGAGAATATGGGCAATTCAGTGTACAATCACATTCAATATGGAGGCCTGTATGTCTCCTGGGATGTCTCCAGTCTGCAGCACTGGACAAACTTGATAAGGAGTTATACTGATGTCCAAATAGTAAAGAAAGATGCTCAGAGCTGCTTCGGGAAGAGTGGCCTGGAGTGCTGCTGGCTGCTCCACCATTATATCTACACCAGCTATCAGACTGTCTGTGGTCTTCTAAATCATTGACACTGTTCTGGCAAGAGCAGCAATCCTCCTCACTCCACCCTGTATCCCCACTCCATTCTCCTTCTCCACTTTCACTTAAACGCATACCTGAGGTATCCCAGCCAGCCCTTTGTAGATCTGCCTCCATGGAATGGTAACGACCTTCAGGCTCTATACTCTTAAAGCTTTGACCTGACAAAGAACTAGAACTTGGGAAATCCTGGCTATAATCCCCGTCATCATCAGCGTAAGTGGAAGGGTGTACTCTGCAGGATGATGCATCAGAGTTGTCTGAAACCTCAGCATGATGGGTTCTGGACTTTCTTTGTACATTACAATAAGGAGTTTCATTCTTTTCAGGCCTCTTTCGCATTGGACTTCGTCTTGGGGTAACTGCAAGATCATTTTCACTTTTGTGATTAACCGTTAGCCTTTGAGGTGAAGGTTGACCAGTACTTGCAGTATAGAGTCCCTCAATTTCCATTAGCACAGAATCCACACAGAAGGACACCTCATCGACAGAGCCGCTCACGGAGTTCAGATACTGCCTCAAGTCGGAGATCTCCTCCTGAATTTTATTGATTCCTTGAAGCTCTTTAAGAATATGCTCTACTATAGTGCTGGAACGTCTTTCCTTGCTTCTTCCTCTACCTTCTGCCTCTTCTTTTCCAAGTGTTTGTGGCTCTTCCATGTTGGTTCTTTTGTCCATGAAATCTGGGATGTTATCTGGTACTGAGCTTGAGTTCTTGGGGGTATTTTCACTGTTTAACTTAATCTCCCCCATGAGGCGTTTATTGTCTGCTTTAACAGGACTCTTATTTGAGGTGATACCAGACTCATAGCTAGAAGGTTCCCGGCTTATTCCATAGATGAACATGTCTTCCTCCACTTCTGCAGAGGTGTGTTGAACGTTATAAGTCTCCAACTCTGCTGGGCCCTGAAGAACTTTTTGAATCTTCTTACAAAAGCCATGTCGGACCTTGAGGCTCTGGGCCCTCTTCTTGCCCAGGTCTCTCCTTTTGGACTGGAAGATGCCAGTTTCCTTTGTCTCATCCCGTTCATCACTATGACTTCGTGGTAACATTCCGCATCAACATCAGATTTTCAAGTGTCGACCAACTTAGCTTCACCAGCTTAGGAGTTATTTCCTTACATGATGTTCAGCAACAAGGCACTTAAGAATGGTCACCTGTAGTGCATAAAAAGATGCTTGTTCAGTTCTATAAACTCATACTGAGGCAAACATATGTGTCAAGTGGTATTTCAGTAGAAGAGTAGACATGAACCTTTCTTAAGCAAACTGCTGAATCAGTTCTGAACCACAGCAACAGCGACCAATATCAAGGACATACATACAGTCCATTTAGTGAATCCAACTGATGCATTAAATCTTCAGGTTCTTATTGACAGCATTTGTCTGAATTGTTTCTGAATTTGCAGACTTTAAAATTCATGAGGCTGGGTATTTCAGCTTGCAATCCcacactgtgagagttacagCAGTCCAGCTGTAGGCACCACTGTCATTTAGAGCCCCGCTGAGTCTAATGGCTGCTTTACCATTTCCCCGGGCTGACAGGTTGACACCACATTTAGCTGGTCTTTTTTCAGCAGAATAATTGCAGGGACTGTTTTTCTCCCCCTTTATATACCCGACTGTAATGATTTCAGTAGTTGATTCTCCACACATATTATTGTTCCTGAGGGAAAATCTAactgttctatctatctatctatctatctatctatctatctatctatctatctatctatctatctatctatctatctatctatctatctatctatctatctatcttaaaaAGTGCAGTCTACTaagatattacattttaaagaaaaagtaatCCATCATGAGGCTACACTGCTTACTACTAATACATCAATGAGGATAAGCAGTCAGTCACTATCTGAAGCAAGCAACAGCAATCCATTTCACCATAATATGCCCTAATAATATGCACAGCTAATGGCTAATGCACAATGAGATTCATTGAAATTCAGACACAGTCCTGCTATGCTCCTAAATGCACTGAGTAGTTGACATGATTGTAACTGAGACTCCAGTAATATGTGTTTGCCGTGGTGGCACTCAAGGATAAGCTTTGGCTCACTGCCCAGAGAATGAAATGGGTCATTTCAGATGATTCTTTCAGGCAGCCTTGACCGGTACCTATTTTAGAAACAGTATTGACTAAAATTACAAATTTTCTTCTGACCATGGTAGCTCCATAATGCTAACAGTAtgcaatattaaataaaatcaataatactgtgtgttagagagtatgagGTTTTGTTAAAGATTAGCAGGATCATTATTTAAAGCTGAAACGAAACTTTATGCAAACAAATTATTGAGTCTCAAAAACTTTAAACAAAATTTGCATTCATATTAACACACCCACTACCCCCAGCCTGTACAATATCACTCACAAGATggatgtgtatatatgtgtgtgtgtgtgtgtgtgtgtgaagcgaacctacagaaaataaataatttgctcCTGAATGAAGTCTACCAGATCCATAAGCTAATCATTcgtatacattaaaaaaaaactcagagaTAGATGCAGGTATGGAAGAAGGTGCAGAAGGATTTTTCAACTATGGCACATTTCTGCAGCTAACTTTAtgagaaattaaacaaaaaaagaaaaagaaagaaaaattgtacCAAAAGGGTCCTAAAATAATTCTTTCCTGCAACGAAAATAACTAAAAGTTCAATGCTTaaccattaattattattattattattattatttttacacctAGTTCTAAGCCTCATCGGTTAGAACTGATTATATTTTATCCATAGAAGTGCTTTGTGTTCCCATTTTTGACAGCTTCATCTCTCAACAGATTTCAACTGAAAAGTAAGGAATAGTCACATATTTCTCTGTACAATTTGGCCAATCCGTGACATCTTTAACAGTAAAACTTCTTCCGTTTCTGACACCTCTAGCCTGAGGAGCTGTCTTCTGCTCAACACTTTACACAAACCCTTGTGATGGAATAAACTGCAACAACAAATAGAAAAAGTCATGATGGATCATAGTTAGAAATCTGGAGTCTACTCAAACACTTCCTGTGTCTACCTCTGGACTGGAATATGATGACACAGAACTGAAGGCATGAAGCCTTGAACTGAgagcatgaagcctttattagcgccacacacacattacagcacagtggaattctttcctttgcatatcccagctgagggaTTTGGGGACAGaatgcaggggcagctatgatacaccagagagggttaagggcctttggtcagttgcccaacagtggagcttggtggtgctggggcttgaaccccgatcctccgatcaacaacccagagccttaaccacttgagccaccactgccccaccaCATGTTGCATTGAAGCATCAAATAATTTCAACTTGGTCTTCATTGAACAGTTTATCAAGCACTATACTGATCATGTGTAATGCTTATAGACTTAGCAAACCGCACAATATTTATGCACATAGGCTATTTTACACCAAATACTACTGAACTGTGTGTAGCTAAACTTGATAACTCCAAAAGCAGACATCATAAGTGCCATTTAATgcaaattatatatacatatattgcTAGCAATTATGTTGCTGTCATTAACAAATCCAAAGCAGAGTTTTATTCAGTAATGTATGTTAGTTGAAACTCTAGAAACATGCACAAAATACAAAACTCCTTGCTATTGCTTTGCTTTTGAGTCTAGTGTTACTCTACTTTATATCAGAAATCAAAACCTAGACCATTTGAGAAATCAAGTTAATTAGCTCTCAGTGGCCATGTCCTGTTTAATCTCATTACTGCACTCAGCTCTCTCTAAATCATCTGGAAGCTGTAGGGCAAGACTAACagcttatattatatattcctGAGCCCTTTTCTCAGTTTTCATCCATCTTTGTCCTTTTTCGTTGCCGGTGCTCTGGAAGGTCGACAGACTTGCTTTAAATATTATTTCCAAAATACCTGAAGTCGCTGATtagttattgatttatttttagattataTTATTAAAGTTGACGTTTCTGAAAGTTTGATGAGAAAGGAACATGCTACTTTATGTGGAATATTAGTGCTGAGAAATCTGGACAAAAAAAGCATCATCTTACCACACAGCACAGGAGAAGAGGCTTCACTCGGAGAAAACCGTCCACATAAGAAGTGTCAGAAGTGAAACAATTAAAACATCCCGAGGATAAAAATCCACCAGTACACTCGCACCCTCCTCGTCAGGATGGAAGGAGtgatcgagagagagagcactagcCACAGGAAGTGGATTTTGCAAAGGAGGCACTGTTTATTGTGCGATAAACAGAGTTGAACGGAGTACAGTCCACGGCACTGTTACAGTCTAGCAGCTCACTCTCGGACAAACCTCTCCATCgtccctccctctccctttctctctctctcttcctttttctctccatccatccagtctttctttctctcctttacCTCAGTCTGTATCCTCAGACGTATTCTTGCACTAAGCTAATCTTTCCCTACTTAGTCTCTCATATTTTTCCCTCACTTCCTTtctctcagttttttttttttagatgaagaTGCCTAATGAAGATGAAGGACAACATTAAAAGGACAACATTATGTTTAAACAACATTTATCCGGAATAAGGACGACATTTATCCAGATTTCAGTCACACACCTATGTCACAGCACATTTATTCCAGGGAATAATAAATCATGGGTAGAGTTTCTAAATTGCTGACTTTTTAATGGCTTCCCCGTGTCCTTCGTGACACAGAAATGCATACGTGTGTGCAAGAAAGTCTGCTCCCAAGTCGCTATACAATTAGGAGGCGTTCACGCTGGCTCCTGCACCGGCCATCACGCTAGCAATCACTATAATGGAGCCTCGTTTCAGAACTGCTGAATAAAAGTACTTCATTAGCATTAACTCagttatattaatgcactgctCTGCTTCACACCCAACATCCAACagcggcacacacacacacagaaacacacacacagatctattcaataataaaatacaattccTTATATGATTATTTTTCCAGAATGTACTTCCAGCTGCtttgacttttatttaaaaaagtcaTGATTATTCATTCAGCAGTTTCATCAACGCCTTGGGTTGATTTAAGCTCCAATAAAGTCGCACACATGCCGAGCTCAAGCACACCAAAAAGCACAGAAACCCTGATCTCATAATTACAGCGTGTCAAGGCAAATAGGgagaagtacaaaaaaaagaaaaagtgtgtgtttaagaccATAAATGGGAGTCTGGGCGTGTCTTTCAATCCATATATAGACCTCAAGTAGGAAGAAAAAGGTCACTGGTACTCAtttaagctagctagctaacacaaCCAAACCTGAGAGAAAAGTCATATTCGTATAGGTTACAATTTTCCCAGCCAATTCTGGTCAGTTAGCTTCTCACAGGATTTCTCCAAGGATCTTTATTCATCAAATGTTACAACTTTCACTGCTAGCATTAGCCAGCAAGCTTAGATGATCCAAACCGACAAAATCTCTGGTTAGAATTTTCTCAGCTAGCACCACCAGGCTAACAAACTATCAGAATTTCCTCAA encodes:
- the LOC131366900 gene encoding uncharacterized protein LOC131366900, whose translation is MLPRSHSDERDETKETGIFQSKRRDLGKKRAQSLKVRHGFCKKIQKVLQGPAELETYNVQHTSAEVEEDMFIYGISREPSSYESGITSNKSPVKADNKRLMGEIKLNSENTPKNSSSVPDNIPDFMDKRTNMEEPQTLGKEEAEGRGRSKERRSSTIVEHILKELQGINKIQEEISDLRQYLNSVSGSVDEVSFCVDSVLMEIEGLYTASTGQPSPQRLTVNHKSENDLAVTPRRSPMRKRPEKNETPYCNVQRKSRTHHAEVSDNSDASSCRVHPSTYADDDGDYSQDFPSSSSLSGQSFKSIEPEGRYHSMEADLQRAGWDTSGMRLSESGEGEWSGDTGWSEEDCCSCQNSVNDLEDHRQSDSWCRYNGGAASSTPGHSSRSSSEHLSLLFGHQYNSLSSLSSAADWRHPRRHTGLHIECDCTLNCPYSRSSGYHTLDAYVDDLCSGPSTSVSCSTLVLTDYDDVCHDLNSSCENCLNVGVYSGDSTERDLHKKVYPSMSAEQLARDDSENMDNFPQHNAGIDVVKINKAMLTFQSALHGAMKRLDASDENSSDILEHHSDELVEDDSTVAGSDLDQVITSTETLDQSLSPVKRRFQEEFDLSELQMDQTNNSEIFDPQESTSGTVSPSCIQTEFYSMDHSSIEDEPLTDQELLHEAGSLEFISATVESSHWELGHKEVTQFVCQGTEPGSLGTVLEAEAEFDQVEAQVNSGNDDPDQVDSHHQKCLANIQRVLKEQRQRHRLSQISRESKHIFSEQEFTPGTISTCVCVFKNVLIFLQ